The following is a genomic window from Candidatus Methanomethylicota archaeon.
ACTCAAACCACCATGAAGGAAGCGTACAACCCTATAAAACCTCTCAGCAACAGTTATTATTACAAGTACTGATAATAGGTAGATGGACAATTGAACAACCCCAAAAATCAAACCAGCGGAAATTATGATGAGCCTCTCAGAACGCTCAGCCAAACCCACACCAGCCAACCTAATACCGAGAAGTTCACCCTTACACCTAATATAGCTAATCATAAACCCCCCAACCAAAACAAGCAACCCTAAAATCAAATCACACATACCGGAGAGAATTATTGATGAAAATATGAGTGCATCTGAAAATCTATCAAAAACTGAATCTAGAAATTCACCCAAACTTGAAGTTGAACCAGTCATCCTAGCCACAAAACCGTCCATAACATCAAAAAACCCTGAAGCCAATATAAGAAGCCCCCCATAAACATGGTTACCATAAAGTATTTGAATAGAAGAACATACGGCTAAGAGGAGGGCTAGAAGGGTTAGCATATTAGGGGATATGTGAAGCTTAACCATTAGTGAAGCCAATGGATGGAGGAAGCCATTCAAGAAAGCCCTCAACCTATCAAGCAAACATCAATACACCCAAAAATATTTATGAGGAATGCAAAATATAAAAAGCTCCACACAAAATATATAAATCCAAAAGGAAACCCTAATGGTAATGGTGTAATTGGAATGCATGAAGTTGAAGTAAAACATTGGATAGATGTACTTGCAGAGCACCTGGCATCAAAAAACATAAAGGAGCATGTAATAAATGGTGGAATGGCAGCTTCAGGGACTATACACATAGGTAAAACCCGTGGGGAAATATTCCTACAAGCAGCAGTTGCCAATAGACTTAGGAAGATGGGTAAAGAGGTAAAACACCTACTAGTAGTATACACACAAGACCCATTAAAAGCAAAACCACCACTAATAACAAAGGAATTTGAAGAGAAGTGGAAGGGGGTTAGGATACTCGACGTACCATGCCCAGTTGGATGT
Proteins encoded in this region:
- a CDS encoding CDP-alcohol phosphatidyltransferase family protein, which produces MLDRLRAFLNGFLHPLASLMVKLHISPNMLTLLALLLAVCSSIQILYGNHVYGGLLILASGFFDVMDGFVARMTGSTSSLGEFLDSVFDRFSDALIFSSIILSGMCDLILGLLVLVGGFMISYIRCKGELLGIRLAGVGLAERSERLIIISAGLIFGVVQLSIYLLSVLVIITVAERFYRVVRFLHGGLS